A genomic window from Halorubrum trapanicum includes:
- a CDS encoding VOC family protein, translated as MSDEKPAPVTSELPDAPFHTSGTDHITVWGSNEEDTLAFYRDLLGMPLVLRQPNLDDPSQTHLFFDTGDGRILTVFVSDERASARGQRVNTGAVHHLCFSVEPDEYEDIMAALEDAGKGYNVFDRGIFHSIYTQDNNGLVIELSADKYEIPDDRKGEVLATAQRLREEDGADFAQDRHMEGALEELGLPVNKHDLPDADAGVGV; from the coding sequence ATGAGCGACGAGAAGCCGGCTCCGGTCACGTCGGAGCTCCCGGACGCACCGTTCCACACCAGCGGCACCGACCACATCACGGTCTGGGGGAGCAACGAGGAGGACACGCTCGCCTTTTACCGCGACCTGCTCGGGATGCCGCTCGTGTTGCGGCAGCCGAACCTCGACGACCCCTCGCAGACGCACCTCTTCTTCGACACCGGCGACGGCCGGATCCTCACGGTGTTCGTGAGCGACGAGCGGGCGTCCGCGCGCGGACAGCGCGTCAACACGGGCGCCGTCCACCACCTGTGTTTCAGCGTCGAACCCGACGAGTACGAGGATATCATGGCGGCGCTCGAAGACGCCGGCAAGGGGTACAACGTGTTCGACCGCGGCATCTTCCACTCGATTTACACGCAGGACAACAACGGGCTCGTCATCGAGCTGTCGGCGGACAAGTACGAGATCCCCGACGACCGCAAGGGAGAGGTGCTCGCGACCGCGCAGCGGCTCCGCGAGGAGGACGGCGCCGACTTCGCGCAGGACCGCCACATGGAGGGGGCCCTCGAAGAGCTCGGCCTCCCCGTGAACAAACACGACCTGCCCGACGCCGACGCCGGCGTGGGGGTCTGA
- a CDS encoding alpha/beta hydrolase, whose translation MADRAPGPHTGEDPHGDEPLVTAGTPLDDADAALVLVHGRGATARSVVDLGEQLAGDRDVALSPAASPPAVGETSGLSLLAPAAAGNTWYPNSFLAPVEDNEPGRSSGLRAVGAAVDRAVDAGIARDRVLVGGFSQGACLASEFVARNPTRYGGLAVFSGGLIGESVDVDDYLAGGDAADESADGDGPLAGTPAFVGCSDVDPHIPEERVHETTAVLEALGADVDERIYEGMGHGINDEEVAAVSELVAALA comes from the coding sequence ATGGCCGACCGCGCTCCGGGACCGCACACGGGCGAGGACCCGCACGGCGACGAGCCGCTGGTCACGGCCGGGACGCCGCTCGACGACGCCGACGCGGCGCTCGTGCTCGTCCACGGCCGCGGCGCGACCGCTCGGAGCGTCGTCGACCTCGGCGAGCAGCTGGCCGGCGACCGCGACGTCGCGCTCTCGCCGGCGGCTTCACCGCCGGCTGTCGGAGAGACCTCCGGTCTCTCACTACTCGCGCCCGCGGCGGCCGGCAACACCTGGTATCCGAACTCCTTCCTCGCCCCGGTCGAAGACAACGAGCCGGGTCGGAGTTCCGGGCTCCGGGCGGTCGGCGCCGCGGTCGACCGCGCGGTCGACGCCGGGATCGCACGCGACCGCGTCCTCGTCGGCGGCTTCTCGCAGGGCGCCTGCCTCGCGAGCGAGTTCGTCGCCCGCAACCCGACCCGCTACGGCGGGCTCGCCGTCTTCAGCGGCGGGCTGATCGGCGAGTCGGTCGACGTCGACGACTACCTCGCGGGCGGCGACGCGGCGGATGAGTCGGCTGACGGCGACGGCCCGCTCGCCGGCACGCCCGCGTTCGTCGGCTGTAGCGACGTCGACCCGCACATTCCCGAGGAACGGGTCCACGAGACGACCGCGGTGCTGGAGGCGCTCGGCGCCGATGTCGACGAGCGGATCTACGAGGGGATGGGCCACGGGATCAACGACGAGGAGGTCGCGGCCGTGTCGGAGCTGGTCGCCGCGCTCGCGTAG